In Chiloscyllium punctatum isolate Juve2018m chromosome X, sChiPun1.3, whole genome shotgun sequence, the following are encoded in one genomic region:
- the LOC140471156 gene encoding uncharacterized protein: MRTCGCTGRRTASRDHPLQAPAPVKREVPIEWWAPCDGETSEGSDGGLCPRGAGAYTWDPGQERPWLFEESQDGGGQRGRAGEEEEEEGEEDVNYKVVVVGEDGKGGSAQRPPGGPEGEPDSESGHGGGSPNTPGARPTTGTGPNKQRWQSKQYQCDLCPYVAGGKQELRTHERETHLREGSDVIKCSQCNYTTNKISFWRQHKLVHVSASGSPGRIYMCKTCGWKTKYRHSLVKHIALHTGNKSFQCDQCGFACARKENLKRHKLTHLKKGVDGKGLLLKCNWCEYSTAHSNALRRHAMTLHNADENYVPEYHCDVCEFKTTKLSNFSNHKITHLYGYMMVSLSLTAHRVYDGLSLSHCPEGI, encoded by the exons ATGAGGACATGCGGGTGCACAGGACGACGCACAGCCAGCCGGGACCACCCTCTCCAGGCCCCTGCACCCGTGAAGAGGGAAGTGCCCATCGAGTGGTGGGCACCGTGCGACGGGGAGACGTCAGAGGGCAGCGACGGTGGTCTGTGCCCCCGGGGGGCTGGCGCCTACACTTGGGACCCAGGGCAGGAAAGACCCTGGTTGTTTGAGGAGAGCCAggatggagggggacagaggggcagagcgggtgaggaggaggaagaggagggggAAGAGGACGTCAACtacaaggtggtggtggtgggcgaGGACGGGAAGGGCGGGAGCGCTCAGAGACCGCCGGGGGGTCCCGAGGGGGAGCCGGACTCTGAGAGCGGGCACGGCGGGGGGTCCCCGAACACCCCCGGGGCACGGCCCACCACGGGCACCGGTCCGAACAAGCAGAGGTGGCAGTCCAAGCAGTACCAGTGTGACTTGTGCCCGTACGTGGCAGGAGGCAAACAGGAGCTGAGGACCCACGAGAGGGAGACTCACCTGAGGGAAGGCAGTGACGTGATTAAGTGCAGCCAATGCAACTACACCACCAACAAGATCTCGTTCTGGCGCCAGCACAAGCTGGTGCACGTCAGTGCCAGCGGCAGCCCCGGCCGCATCTACATGTGCAAGACGTGCGGCTGGAAAACCAAATACCGGCACTCGCTGGTCAAGCACATCGCCCTGCACACCGGCAACAAGTCCTTCCAGTGCGACCAGTGCGGCTTCGCCTGTGCCCGCAAGGAGAACCTCAAACGCCACAAGCTCACCCACCTGAAGAAGGGCGTGGATGGCAAGGGGCTGCTACTCAAATGCAACTGGTGCGAGTACTCCACCGCACACAGCAACGCCCTCCGCAGGCACGCCATGACATTGCACAACG CTGATGAGAACTATGTCCCAGAATATCACTGTGATGTCTGTGAGTTCAAGACAACGAAACTCAGCAACTTCTCCAACCACAAGATCACTCACCTCTACG GGTATatgatggtctctctctctctcactgcccacagGGTATatgatggtctctctctctctcactgcccagaGGGTATatga